In Shinella sp. XGS7, a single genomic region encodes these proteins:
- the bluB gene encoding 5,6-dimethylbenzimidazole synthase: protein MSAEPRFTDAQHRFSEPEREALYRAIALRRDTRHFLPGQVLPEAQLLRLLQAFHQAPSVGLMQPWRLLRIRDAALRERLAALVEAERQTTAAALGERGAEFLRLKVEGLRDCAELLALVLPPDDGTVFGRRTLPREMALCSAGCAVQNLWLAARAEHLGLGWVSMFEPRPLAELLRLPEGAQALGLLCLGPVERFYEAPMLEQQGWRQGRRLDEMLMDNFWKNEPDGN from the coding sequence ATGAGTGCCGAGCCCCGCTTCACGGACGCCCAGCACCGCTTCAGCGAGCCCGAGCGCGAGGCCCTATACCGGGCCATCGCCCTGCGCCGCGACACACGCCACTTCCTGCCGGGTCAGGTCTTGCCCGAGGCCCAGCTGCTGCGCCTGCTGCAGGCCTTTCACCAGGCGCCCTCGGTGGGCCTGATGCAGCCCTGGCGCCTGCTGCGCATCCGCGATGCGGCGCTGCGCGAGCGCCTGGCCGCCCTGGTGGAGGCCGAACGCCAGACCACGGCCGCGGCCCTGGGCGAGCGTGGCGCCGAGTTCCTGCGCCTCAAGGTGGAAGGCCTGCGCGACTGTGCCGAGCTGCTGGCCCTGGTGCTGCCGCCCGACGATGGCACGGTCTTCGGCCGCCGCACCCTGCCGCGCGAGATGGCCCTGTGCTCGGCCGGCTGCGCGGTGCAGAACCTCTGGCTGGCCGCGCGCGCGGAGCATCTGGGGCTGGGCTGGGTCTCGATGTTCGAGCCCCGGCCCCTGGCCGAGCTGCTGCGCCTGCCCGAGGGCGCCCAGGCCCTGGGCCTGCTGTGCCTGGGGCCGGTGGAGCGCTTCTACGAGGCCCCCATGCTGGAGCAGCAGGGCTGGCGCCAGGGACGGCGCCTGGACGAGATGCTGATGGACAACTTCTGGAAGAACGAGCCCGATGGAAATTGA
- a CDS encoding ABC transporter ATP-binding protein, translating into MSPGTPRLQPAHLSLRLHQLKLGGTPILHPLDFAPAPAAWTAIVGPNGAGKSTLLRALCGLLPFEGCLQLQGRDWAQWPARERARQVAWLGQNESVAEELSAYEVVMLGRLPHQAWLAPPSAEDRAAVEQAMRQTQSWAWRERALARLSGGERQRVLLARALAVQAPLLLMDEPLAHLDPPHQSDWVQIVRERVAAGAAVVSVLHELNIALQAQQLVVMDEGRILHRGAPQDSATHAALQQVFQQRLQILQVGARWVALNT; encoded by the coding sequence ATGAGCCCCGGCACACCGCGGCTGCAGCCGGCCCATCTGAGCCTGCGCCTGCACCAGCTCAAGCTGGGCGGCACGCCCATTCTGCATCCCCTGGACTTCGCCCCCGCCCCAGCGGCCTGGACGGCCATCGTGGGGCCCAATGGCGCCGGCAAGTCCACCCTGCTGCGCGCCCTGTGCGGCCTGCTGCCCTTCGAGGGCTGCCTGCAGCTGCAGGGCCGCGACTGGGCCCAATGGCCGGCCCGCGAGCGCGCCCGCCAGGTCGCCTGGCTGGGACAGAACGAAAGCGTGGCCGAGGAACTCAGCGCCTACGAGGTGGTGATGCTGGGCCGCCTGCCCCACCAGGCCTGGCTGGCCCCGCCCAGCGCCGAAGACCGCGCGGCGGTGGAGCAGGCCATGCGCCAGACCCAGAGCTGGGCATGGCGCGAGCGCGCCCTGGCCCGGCTCTCCGGCGGCGAGCGCCAGCGCGTGCTGCTGGCCCGCGCCCTGGCCGTGCAAGCCCCTCTGCTGCTGATGGACGAGCCCCTGGCCCATCTGGACCCGCCCCACCAGAGCGACTGGGTGCAGATCGTGCGCGAGCGCGTGGCCGCGGGCGCCGCCGTGGTCTCGGTGCTGCATGAACTCAATATCGCCCTGCAAGCCCAGCAGCTGGTGGTGATGGACGAGGGGCGCATCCTGCACCGCGGCGCCCCGCAGGACAGCGCCACCCATGCCGCCCTGCAGCAGGTCTTCCAGCAACGCCTGCAGATCCTGCAGGTCGGCGCGCGCTGGGTCGCCCTCAATACCTGA
- the cbiB gene encoding adenosylcobinamide-phosphate synthase CbiB, whose product MSLMPLLLPLAMLLALLVDRLFGEPPARLHPVVGMGQYLGFFGPRLTALPPGPAFIGGALAWLLGALLSAALALSLEMALMQALRPWAGLPGLLLCALALGLLLKPLLAWRMLAEEVQAVEAALQESLEAGRARLARLVSRDTRALSAAEVREAAIETLAENLNDSVVAPLFWFALAGLPGAALYRFANTADAMWGYRDQREWSGKFAARADDVLSWLPARLTGLLMIPLWQLPRLLREAGRTPSPNSGWPMAAMALTLGLSLGKPGVYRLNEAGSPPEPAHMAQALRRARLTLWRCSGLLVLLALGWRLV is encoded by the coding sequence ATGAGCCTGATGCCCCTGCTCCTGCCCCTGGCCATGCTGCTCGCGCTGCTGGTGGACCGCCTCTTCGGCGAGCCGCCCGCGCGCCTGCATCCGGTGGTGGGCATGGGGCAGTACCTGGGCTTCTTCGGCCCGCGCCTCACGGCCTTGCCGCCGGGCCCCGCCTTCATCGGCGGCGCCCTGGCCTGGCTGCTGGGCGCCCTGCTCAGCGCCGCCCTGGCCCTGAGCCTGGAGATGGCGCTGATGCAGGCTCTGCGGCCCTGGGCCGGCCTGCCGGGCCTGCTGCTCTGTGCCCTGGCGCTCGGCCTGCTGCTCAAGCCCCTGCTGGCCTGGCGCATGCTGGCCGAGGAGGTGCAGGCGGTGGAGGCGGCGCTGCAAGAGTCGCTGGAGGCCGGCCGCGCCCGCCTGGCCCGTCTGGTGAGCCGCGACACCCGGGCGCTGAGCGCGGCCGAGGTGCGCGAGGCCGCCATCGAGACCCTGGCCGAGAACCTCAATGACTCGGTGGTGGCGCCCCTGTTCTGGTTCGCCCTGGCCGGCCTGCCGGGCGCGGCGCTCTACCGCTTTGCCAACACCGCCGATGCCATGTGGGGCTACCGCGATCAGCGCGAATGGTCCGGCAAGTTCGCGGCCCGGGCCGACGATGTGCTGTCCTGGCTGCCGGCCCGGCTGACCGGCCTGCTGATGATCCCGCTGTGGCAGCTGCCGCGCCTGCTGCGCGAGGCGGGGCGCACGCCCTCGCCCAACAGCGGCTGGCCCATGGCGGCCATGGCGCTGACCCTGGGCCTGAGCCTGGGCAAGCCCGGCGTCTACCGCCTCAATGAAGCCGGCTCGCCCCCCGAGCCCGCCCATATGGCCCAGGCCCTGCGGCGCGCCCGCCTCACCCTGTGGCGCTGCAGCGGTCTGCTGGTGCTGCTGGCCCTGGGCTGGCGCCTTGTCTGA
- the cobN gene encoding cobaltochelatase subunit CobN, whose translation MKRLLLSLALGLAAASAQAAATLLWITLDVTPQTRHALIEREAAAAGITLKALDYPLRTAALDAAQTRELQRALQAAQAVWIDAPHASVEAKLHSLLDEALQRAARPVTWIPAGEPAAEDRSTRAYLQAGGPANTRAAFALLKAQLSGQPAPALEAPVRLPQRGLYHPDLPGPQHMLGQAQDLARWAAARHAGAPRPAVALLLHRYHFVQGATAWVDDWLRRFERQGLFAYAVFSSHLAGDSLASLMELPGGKPYASVLVNHALLPQAGALQPLFERWGLPLLQTLPYRAGATADWEASETGLAMSDLPFYFAQPEGAGAIDPLMVVAHAQRGREPQLIARQAEAVIAKARRLVALQTRPAAEKRLVAFVYNYPPGGDHFGASFLNVPRSLESVSQGLQRAGYGVQPLAEAEWIGALKPLIAAYYPGADLRALLQRDQAAALPLADYQAWFEATLPPALKARIRAQWGEPAQSRYVVTAADGRPVFVIPRLQRGALSVLPQPPREETLKRGQDPFMHKSKTPLSHHYLATYLWAQRQADALIHFGTHGTQEWANGKLRALDVLDEALLPLGELPVIYPYIVDNLGEGLTAKRRGRALMVSHRTPSFAPAGFNARMAQMHELMHEWETVDAGPTRQALERQMVAQFVEHQLHRDLGWTAAQIAADFSGFLELLHPWLDRLAQSSQPKGLAVFGQVPDLAARRSTILQMLRQPLIEALGEDIDEAFLIDHERVAGSRPGRWLEVALKDAQAASVLDLRPPEPEDHVPNRAARKPIDTPALLKLAERAQELERRLATEGELPGLLTALDGRFLPAVYGGDPLRNPDSLPTGRNLAGLDPNRLPTKQAYEVAKSLFETWYAEQAQAGQAPRRLALSLWAGETLRHQGLMEAQALVALGVMPVWDESGRPSGIQLLPASALKNGRPRVDVLLSITGSYRDQFPALMNLLDQAVAAVLAAEPQGALARHNAEVAAELRRRGLSATEARALAQARVFGNAAGDYGTGIAEATQDKSLQAEDRRLGQLFLQRMSQPYVNGEPLKLSSPAAAAQALGAHLKRSDAALMSRSSHLYAMLSSDDPFQYLGGLSAAAKAAGRSQGLSLHVSQLQDASEQHTESAGRAVALEMQSRYLHPGWLKAQQAEGWAGTLQVLKAVQYAFGWQAIAPGTVRADHWQSLYDTLVRDKQQLGVPQWLAQNPQAYAQSLERLIQAQRLGYWQPDADTRAELAQRYQALTRQDALHQELPQVRQWVERLLAGQTPQPLQAPPQVQPPPPAAAAPAAEPPPPRGLLLERQPTAPEAPAAPLADRLAQALSWVLMALLMSLGAVWQARQLRQQRASPEFAA comes from the coding sequence ATGAAGCGTCTGCTGCTGAGTCTGGCCCTGGGCCTGGCTGCCGCCAGTGCCCAGGCCGCGGCCACCCTGCTGTGGATCACGCTGGACGTGACGCCCCAGACCCGCCACGCCCTGATCGAGCGCGAGGCCGCGGCCGCCGGCATCACGCTCAAGGCCCTGGACTACCCGCTGCGCACCGCCGCGCTGGACGCCGCCCAGACCCGCGAGCTGCAGCGCGCCCTGCAGGCCGCCCAGGCGGTGTGGATCGATGCGCCGCATGCCAGCGTGGAAGCCAAGCTGCACAGCCTGCTGGACGAAGCCCTGCAGCGCGCGGCGCGGCCCGTCACCTGGATCCCGGCCGGCGAGCCCGCCGCCGAGGATCGCAGCACGCGCGCCTATCTGCAGGCCGGCGGCCCGGCCAATACCCGCGCCGCCTTCGCCCTGCTCAAGGCCCAGCTGAGCGGCCAGCCCGCCCCCGCGCTGGAGGCGCCGGTGCGCCTGCCCCAGCGCGGCCTCTACCACCCCGACCTGCCCGGCCCGCAGCACATGCTGGGCCAGGCGCAAGACCTGGCCCGCTGGGCCGCGGCCCGGCATGCTGGGGCGCCCCGGCCCGCCGTGGCCCTGCTGCTGCACCGCTACCACTTCGTGCAGGGCGCCACCGCCTGGGTGGACGACTGGCTGCGCCGCTTCGAGCGCCAGGGCCTGTTCGCCTATGCCGTGTTCAGCTCGCACCTGGCGGGCGACTCGCTGGCCTCGCTGATGGAGCTGCCGGGTGGCAAGCCCTATGCCTCGGTCCTGGTCAACCATGCCCTGCTGCCCCAGGCCGGCGCTCTGCAGCCCCTGTTCGAGCGCTGGGGCCTGCCCCTGTTGCAGACCCTGCCCTACCGGGCCGGCGCCACGGCCGACTGGGAGGCCAGCGAGACCGGCCTGGCCATGAGCGATCTGCCCTTCTACTTCGCCCAGCCCGAGGGTGCGGGCGCCATCGATCCGCTGATGGTGGTGGCCCATGCCCAGCGCGGCCGCGAGCCCCAGCTGATCGCGCGCCAGGCCGAGGCCGTGATCGCCAAGGCGCGCCGCCTGGTGGCCCTGCAGACCCGGCCCGCCGCCGAGAAGCGCCTGGTGGCCTTTGTCTACAACTACCCGCCCGGCGGCGACCATTTCGGCGCCAGCTTCCTGAACGTGCCACGCAGCCTGGAGAGCGTGAGCCAGGGCCTGCAGCGCGCCGGCTACGGCGTCCAGCCCCTGGCCGAGGCCGAGTGGATCGGCGCGCTCAAGCCCCTGATCGCGGCCTACTACCCGGGCGCCGATCTGCGCGCCCTGCTGCAGCGCGACCAGGCCGCCGCCCTGCCCCTGGCCGACTACCAGGCCTGGTTCGAGGCCACGCTGCCGCCCGCGCTGAAGGCGCGCATCCGCGCGCAATGGGGCGAGCCGGCACAGAGCCGCTATGTGGTGACGGCGGCCGATGGCCGCCCGGTCTTCGTGATCCCGCGCCTGCAGCGCGGCGCCTTGAGCGTGCTGCCCCAACCGCCGCGCGAGGAGACGCTCAAGCGCGGCCAGGACCCCTTCATGCACAAGAGCAAGACGCCCTTGTCCCACCACTACCTGGCCACCTACCTCTGGGCCCAGCGCCAGGCCGATGCCCTGATCCACTTCGGCACCCATGGCACGCAGGAATGGGCCAATGGCAAGCTGCGCGCCCTGGACGTGCTGGACGAGGCCCTGCTGCCCCTGGGCGAGCTGCCCGTGATCTACCCCTATATCGTGGACAACCTGGGCGAGGGCCTGACCGCCAAGCGCCGCGGCCGCGCCCTGATGGTGAGCCACCGCACGCCCAGCTTCGCGCCGGCCGGCTTCAATGCCCGCATGGCCCAGATGCACGAGCTGATGCACGAATGGGAGACCGTGGACGCCGGCCCCACCCGCCAGGCCCTGGAGCGCCAGATGGTGGCCCAGTTCGTCGAGCACCAGCTGCACCGCGACCTGGGCTGGACGGCCGCGCAGATCGCCGCCGACTTCAGCGGCTTCCTGGAGCTGCTGCACCCCTGGCTGGACCGACTGGCCCAGAGCTCACAGCCCAAGGGCCTGGCCGTCTTCGGCCAGGTGCCCGATTTGGCGGCCCGGCGCAGCACCATCCTGCAGATGCTGCGCCAGCCCCTGATCGAGGCCCTGGGCGAGGACATCGACGAGGCCTTTCTGATCGACCATGAGCGCGTGGCCGGCTCGCGCCCCGGGCGCTGGCTGGAGGTGGCGCTCAAGGACGCCCAGGCGGCCAGCGTGCTGGACCTGCGACCGCCGGAGCCCGAAGACCACGTGCCCAACCGCGCGGCGCGCAAGCCCATCGACACACCGGCCCTGCTCAAGCTGGCCGAGCGCGCCCAGGAGCTGGAGCGCCGCCTGGCCACCGAGGGCGAGCTGCCGGGCCTGCTGACCGCCCTGGACGGGCGCTTCCTGCCCGCCGTCTACGGGGGCGATCCGCTGCGCAATCCCGACAGCCTGCCCACCGGCCGCAATCTGGCCGGCCTGGACCCGAACCGCCTGCCCACCAAACAGGCCTATGAGGTGGCCAAGTCCCTGTTCGAGACCTGGTATGCCGAGCAGGCCCAGGCCGGCCAGGCACCGAGGCGGCTGGCCCTGAGCCTGTGGGCCGGCGAAACCCTGCGCCACCAGGGCCTGATGGAAGCCCAGGCCCTGGTGGCCCTGGGCGTGATGCCGGTCTGGGACGAAAGCGGACGGCCCAGCGGCATCCAGCTGCTGCCCGCGTCCGCGCTGAAGAACGGCCGCCCGCGCGTGGACGTGCTGCTCAGCATCACCGGCTCCTACCGCGACCAGTTCCCCGCCCTGATGAACCTGCTGGACCAGGCCGTGGCCGCCGTGCTCGCGGCCGAACCCCAGGGCGCGCTGGCCCGCCACAACGCCGAGGTGGCGGCCGAGCTGCGCCGCCGCGGCCTGTCCGCCACCGAGGCGCGCGCCCTGGCCCAGGCCCGGGTCTTCGGCAATGCCGCGGGCGACTATGGCACCGGCATCGCCGAGGCCACGCAGGACAAAAGCCTGCAGGCCGAGGACCGCCGCCTGGGCCAGCTCTTTCTGCAGCGCATGAGCCAGCCCTATGTGAACGGCGAGCCGCTCAAGCTCTCCAGCCCCGCGGCCGCGGCCCAGGCCCTGGGCGCCCATCTCAAGCGCAGCGACGCGGCCCTGATGTCACGCAGCTCGCACCTCTACGCCATGCTCAGCTCGGACGACCCCTTCCAGTACCTGGGCGGCCTCTCCGCCGCGGCCAAGGCCGCCGGTCGCTCGCAGGGCCTGAGCCTGCATGTGAGCCAGCTGCAGGACGCCAGCGAGCAGCACACCGAGAGCGCCGGCCGCGCCGTGGCCCTGGAGATGCAGTCCCGCTATCTGCACCCCGGCTGGCTCAAGGCCCAGCAGGCCGAAGGCTGGGCCGGCACCCTGCAGGTGCTCAAGGCCGTGCAGTACGCCTTCGGCTGGCAGGCCATCGCGCCGGGCACGGTGCGCGCCGACCACTGGCAAAGCCTCTACGACACCCTGGTGCGCGACAAGCAGCAGCTGGGCGTGCCGCAATGGCTGGCGCAGAACCCGCAGGCCTATGCCCAGTCCCTGGAGCGCCTGATCCAGGCCCAGCGCCTGGGCTACTGGCAGCCCGATGCCGACACCCGCGCCGAGCTGGCCCAGCGCTACCAGGCGCTCACGCGCCAGGACGCCCTGCACCAGGAACTGCCCCAGGTGCGGCAGTGGGTGGAACGCCTGCTGGCCGGCCAGACGCCGCAGCCGCTGCAGGCCCCGCCCCAGGTTCAGCCGCCGCCCCCCGCCGCGGCCGCACCCGCCGCTGAGCCCCCGCCCCCGCGCGGTCTGCTGCTGGAGCGCCAGCCCACGGCCCCCGAAGCCCCGGCCGCCCCGCTGGCCGACCGCCTGGCCCAGGCCCTGAGCTGGGTACTCATGGCCCTGCTGATGAGCCTGGGCGCGGTCTGGCAGGCCCGGCAGCTCAGGCAGCAGCGCGCGTCCCCGGAGTTCGCCGCATGA
- a CDS encoding cobyrinate a,c-diamide synthase: protein MPICPALMISAPASGQGKTSITAAIARHARNAGKRVRVFKTGPDYLDPMILERASGHPVYQLDLFMGGLAHCRALLLEAAIQADLVLVEGVMGLYDGAPSSADLAEAFNLPVLAVIDAGSMAQTFAALALGLQRYREGRIRLCGVVANRVGSEGHGRMVAEGLPADLPLVAALQRRQDLALPERHLGLVQARELPGLDAQLDEWARAWGAASAGFEFAPVDFAAAGFTPEPAPAPRLAGRRIAVAQDAAFSFIYPANLDCLRRLGAEVLLFAPAEGEPLPDCDALWLPGGYPELHATALRANKAFFSGLRAHLAAHKPLLAECGGMLALAVSLTDAQGQEHAMAGLLPGQARLQPRLAALGLQAIAWPEGELRGHTFHYSTFETPLPPIARASNPNGGKAAEALYQQGSLRASYVHHYFPANPEAVAAFFSS from the coding sequence ATGCCCATCTGCCCTGCCCTGATGATCAGCGCCCCGGCCTCCGGCCAGGGCAAGACCAGCATCACCGCCGCCATCGCCCGCCACGCGCGCAATGCCGGCAAGAGGGTCCGCGTCTTCAAGACCGGCCCCGACTACCTGGACCCCATGATCCTGGAGCGCGCCAGCGGTCATCCGGTCTACCAGCTGGACCTCTTCATGGGCGGGCTGGCACATTGCCGCGCCCTGCTGCTGGAGGCGGCCATCCAGGCCGATCTGGTCCTGGTCGAGGGCGTGATGGGTCTGTACGACGGCGCGCCCAGCAGCGCCGACCTGGCCGAGGCCTTCAATCTGCCGGTGCTGGCCGTCATCGACGCCGGCAGCATGGCCCAGACCTTTGCCGCCCTGGCCCTGGGCCTGCAGCGCTACCGCGAGGGCCGCATCCGCCTGTGCGGCGTGGTGGCCAACCGCGTGGGCAGCGAGGGCCATGGCCGTATGGTGGCCGAGGGCCTGCCCGCCGACCTGCCCCTGGTGGCCGCCCTGCAGCGCCGGCAAGACCTGGCCCTGCCCGAGCGCCATCTGGGCCTGGTCCAGGCCCGCGAGCTGCCGGGGCTGGACGCCCAGCTGGACGAATGGGCGCGCGCCTGGGGCGCGGCCTCGGCCGGCTTCGAGTTCGCGCCGGTGGACTTCGCGGCCGCCGGCTTCACGCCGGAGCCGGCGCCGGCACCGCGTCTGGCGGGCCGGCGCATTGCCGTGGCCCAGGACGCCGCCTTCTCCTTCATCTACCCGGCCAATCTGGACTGCCTGCGCCGCCTGGGCGCCGAGGTCCTCTTGTTCGCGCCGGCCGAGGGCGAGCCCCTGCCCGATTGCGATGCGCTCTGGCTGCCCGGCGGCTACCCCGAGCTGCATGCCACGGCCCTGCGCGCCAACAAGGCCTTTTTCAGCGGCCTGCGCGCCCATCTGGCGGCGCACAAGCCCCTGCTGGCCGAGTGCGGCGGCATGCTGGCCCTGGCCGTGAGCCTGACCGATGCCCAGGGCCAGGAGCACGCCATGGCCGGCCTGCTGCCCGGCCAGGCCCGCCTGCAGCCACGCCTGGCTGCCCTGGGCCTGCAGGCCATCGCCTGGCCAGAGGGAGAGCTGCGCGGCCACACCTTCCACTACTCCACCTTCGAGACGCCGCTGCCGCCCATCGCTCGCGCCAGCAATCCCAATGGCGGCAAGGCGGCCGAAGCGCTCTACCAGCAGGGCTCGCTGCGCGCGAGCTATGTGCACCACTACTTCCCCGCCAACCCCGAGGCCGTCGCCGCCTTCTTCTCCTCATGA
- a CDS encoding DUF2149 domain-containing protein yields the protein MKHLSILGEEDDDPMLSAVNLVDVFLVLVVALLTAVALQQQAAAEDNVTIIKRAGQPDMEIVVRENGQEIRYKGQGGSSEGQGVRAGTAYKLKDGNLIYVPEAQTAAAPATPATP from the coding sequence ATGAAACACCTCTCCATCCTCGGCGAGGAAGACGACGACCCCATGCTCTCGGCCGTCAATCTGGTCGATGTGTTCCTGGTGCTGGTCGTGGCCCTGCTCACGGCCGTGGCCCTGCAGCAGCAGGCTGCCGCGGAGGACAACGTGACCATCATCAAGCGTGCCGGTCAGCCCGATATGGAGATCGTGGTGCGCGAGAACGGCCAGGAGATCCGCTACAAGGGCCAGGGCGGCAGCAGCGAGGGTCAGGGCGTGCGCGCCGGCACGGCCTACAAGCTCAAGGACGGCAATCTGATCTATGTGCCGGAGGCCCAGACCGCCGCCGCACCCGCCACGCCCGCCACCCCATGA
- the cobO gene encoding cob(I)yrinic acid a,c-diamide adenosyltransferase: MEIEKPPVDRERIIPTAERRGLILVHTGDGKGKSTAAFGLALRAHGRGKAVKIYQFMKVPSARFGEHRLFEQLGVPIEGLGDGFSWKSKDLEHSAQLARDGWARAAATIAAGEHFLVVLDEIMYPLRYGWLPLEPVLQALRERPAHVHVVLTGRNAPQELIDLADTVTEMTLIKHHFKAGVPAQRGIED; encoded by the coding sequence ATGGAAATTGAAAAGCCCCCGGTGGATCGCGAACGCATCATCCCCACGGCCGAGCGACGCGGCCTGATCCTGGTCCACACCGGCGACGGCAAGGGCAAGAGCACGGCCGCCTTCGGCCTGGCCCTGCGCGCCCATGGCCGCGGCAAGGCGGTCAAGATCTACCAGTTCATGAAGGTACCCAGCGCGCGCTTCGGCGAGCACCGGCTCTTCGAGCAGCTGGGCGTGCCCATCGAGGGCCTGGGCGACGGCTTCAGCTGGAAGAGCAAGGACCTGGAACACAGCGCCCAGCTGGCACGCGACGGCTGGGCGCGCGCCGCCGCCACCATCGCCGCGGGCGAGCATTTCCTGGTGGTGCTGGACGAGATCATGTACCCGCTGCGCTACGGCTGGCTGCCGCTGGAGCCGGTGCTGCAAGCCCTGCGCGAACGCCCCGCCCATGTGCATGTGGTGCTCACCGGCCGCAATGCGCCGCAGGAGCTGATCGATCTGGCCGACACCGTGACCGAGATGACCCTGATCAAGCACCATTTCAAGGCCGGTGTGCCGGCCCAGCGCGGCATCGAAGACTGA
- a CDS encoding aminotransferase class I/II-fold pyridoxal phosphate-dependent enzyme, translating into MSSSPHLPLLPVHGGPDGGPPISHDFSTNANPLGPPLGLYRAVQAADRSRYPDPRYLTLRAQLAVGEGLSAPEQLLVASGGAEAIRRITLAALLARGCREVWVPRPGFGDYALAAQALDLVVQGYGPDELPRPTGPALVWACEPCNPTGGSLDGAALQALAELPGVTLVVDRAYEALRLDGEAPPLPAQAWQLVCPNKALGLTGVRAAYLRAPEPDALWARMLSLAPSWVLSAEGVALLQHWHDPATALWLAHSREQLRLWRRQLRQALAQRGWAQGESVTNFWLARPPEPLDDGRLRAAGLKLRDASSLGAPGAWRIAALPGPAQQALLKEMDR; encoded by the coding sequence ATGAGCTCATCACCCCACCTCCCCTTGCTGCCGGTGCACGGCGGGCCCGACGGCGGCCCGCCCATCAGCCACGACTTCTCCACCAATGCCAACCCGCTGGGGCCGCCCCTGGGTCTGTACCGGGCGGTGCAGGCCGCCGACCGCAGCCGCTACCCCGACCCGCGATACCTGACCCTGCGCGCGCAGTTGGCCGTGGGCGAAGGCCTGAGCGCGCCGGAGCAGCTGCTGGTGGCCAGCGGCGGGGCCGAGGCCATACGGCGCATCACCCTGGCGGCCCTGCTGGCGCGCGGCTGCCGCGAGGTCTGGGTGCCACGCCCGGGCTTTGGCGACTACGCCCTGGCCGCCCAGGCCCTGGACCTGGTGGTGCAAGGCTACGGCCCCGATGAGCTGCCGCGCCCCACGGGCCCGGCCCTGGTCTGGGCCTGCGAACCCTGCAACCCGACGGGCGGCAGCCTGGACGGCGCCGCCCTGCAGGCGCTGGCCGAGCTGCCCGGCGTGACCCTGGTGGTGGACCGCGCCTACGAGGCCCTGCGCCTGGACGGCGAGGCGCCGCCTCTCCCAGCCCAGGCCTGGCAGCTGGTCTGCCCTAACAAGGCCCTGGGTCTGACGGGGGTGCGCGCCGCCTACTTGCGCGCGCCCGAGCCCGACGCGCTCTGGGCCCGCATGCTCTCGCTGGCGCCCAGCTGGGTGCTCTCGGCCGAGGGCGTGGCCCTGCTGCAGCACTGGCATGATCCGGCGACGGCCCTGTGGCTGGCGCATTCACGCGAGCAGCTGCGCCTGTGGCGCCGCCAGCTGCGCCAGGCCCTGGCCCAGCGCGGCTGGGCGCAGGGCGAGAGCGTGACGAATTTCTGGCTGGCCCGCCCACCGGAGCCCCTGGACGATGGGCGCCTGCGCGCCGCCGGCCTCAAGCTGCGCGACGCCAGCAGCCTGGGTGCTCCCGGCGCCTGGCGCATCGCCGCCCTGCCCGGCCCGGCCCAGCAGGCCCTCTTGAAGGAGATGGATCGATGA
- a CDS encoding MotA/TolQ/ExbB proton channel family protein, whose protein sequence is MMLEQGFAQIAQALLWPVLVLVGLGFIYALWVAGATLMEGLQRRRGGYRALARHESKPVEEIELQVLHQLEPLRLLGRVSPLLGLIATMVPLGPALQSVAAGQGQQALAVFSGAFAGVVLALAAAAIGLVAYSIKRRWLMAELVAIRSARGLA, encoded by the coding sequence ATGATGCTTGAACAAGGTTTCGCCCAGATCGCCCAGGCCCTGCTGTGGCCGGTGCTGGTGCTCGTCGGTCTCGGTTTCATCTACGCCCTCTGGGTGGCCGGCGCCACCCTGATGGAAGGCCTGCAGCGCCGCCGCGGCGGCTACCGCGCCCTGGCCCGCCACGAGAGCAAACCGGTGGAGGAAATCGAGCTGCAGGTGCTGCACCAGCTGGAGCCGCTGCGCCTGCTGGGCCGCGTGAGCCCCCTGCTGGGCCTGATCGCCACCATGGTGCCCCTGGGCCCGGCCCTGCAGAGCGTGGCCGCCGGTCAGGGCCAGCAGGCCCTGGCCGTGTTCAGCGGCGCCTTTGCCGGCGTGGTGCTGGCCCTGGCGGCCGCCGCCATCGGCCTGGTGGCCTATTCCATCAAGCGCCGCTGGCTGATGGCCGAGCTGGTGGCCATACGCAGCGCCCGGGGCCTGGCATGA